Proteins from a single region of Streptomyces griseiscabiei:
- a CDS encoding mechanosensitive ion channel family protein → MENLLRPLIVIGGSVVLTLLIGWTTDLLLRKADQRHHETPLWGLLRRGRIPYQLVLCAAFLRASYDEAQLLEQHRTAVGRTLTLVLIGATAWLVIRIAAAIVETTYSRYARAHRDPARVRRVRTQVTLIMRVVSAIVGVVAVASMLLTFPAMRAAGTSLLASAGLLGIVAGIAAQSTLSNLFAGLQIAFGDMVRLGDVVVVEGEWGTVDEITLTFLTVRTWDERRITMPVSYFTSKPFENWSRGGAQMTGTVFLHVDHAAPLPAMRDRLRDILRACPAWDGRHYDLTVTDATPSTMEVRALVTAKDPDDLWTVRVTVREQLIHWLTETHPYALPRVNTADAVLPPTHPDALRDGTAPRANRSRVHEPPRTPGRT, encoded by the coding sequence ATGGAGAACCTACTCCGACCGTTGATCGTCATCGGCGGCTCGGTCGTCCTCACCCTGCTCATCGGCTGGACGACCGACCTGCTGCTGCGCAAGGCGGACCAGCGGCACCACGAGACACCTCTGTGGGGCCTGCTGCGCCGCGGCCGCATCCCCTACCAGCTGGTCCTGTGCGCGGCCTTCCTCAGAGCGTCCTACGACGAGGCGCAACTGCTGGAGCAGCACCGGACCGCCGTCGGCCGCACCCTGACGCTGGTGCTGATCGGCGCGACGGCCTGGCTGGTGATCCGGATCGCGGCGGCGATCGTGGAGACGACGTACAGCCGCTACGCCCGCGCCCACCGCGATCCGGCCCGGGTACGCCGGGTGCGGACCCAGGTGACGCTGATCATGCGGGTCGTCTCGGCGATCGTCGGTGTGGTGGCGGTGGCCTCGATGCTGCTGACCTTCCCGGCGATGCGCGCGGCCGGCACCTCGCTGCTGGCCTCGGCCGGCCTGCTGGGCATCGTCGCCGGTATCGCCGCGCAGTCCACGCTGAGCAACCTCTTCGCCGGGCTGCAGATCGCCTTCGGCGACATGGTGCGCCTCGGTGACGTCGTCGTGGTGGAGGGCGAGTGGGGCACGGTCGACGAGATCACCCTCACCTTCCTGACGGTCCGCACCTGGGACGAGCGCCGCATCACGATGCCGGTCTCGTACTTCACCTCGAAGCCGTTCGAGAACTGGTCCCGGGGCGGCGCCCAGATGACGGGCACGGTCTTCCTGCACGTCGACCACGCCGCGCCGCTGCCCGCGATGCGCGACCGGCTCCGCGACATCCTCCGCGCCTGCCCCGCCTGGGACGGCCGCCACTACGACCTGACCGTCACCGACGCGACCCCCTCCACCATGGAGGTCCGCGCCCTCGTCACCGCCAAGGACCCGGACGACCTGTGGACCGTCCGCGTCACCGTCCGCGAACAGCTCATCCACTGGCTCACCGAGACCCACCCCTACGCCCTCCCCCGCGTCAACACCGCCGACGCGGTCCTCCCCCCGACCCACCCCGACGCCCTCCGCGACGGCACGGCCCCCCGCGCCAACCGAAGCCGCGTCCACGAGCCCCCGAGGACACCGGGCCGGACCTGA
- a CDS encoding Na+/H+ antiporter has protein sequence MDQLALFFVLLVGAVVSVPVGERLKLPAPVLMTLLGIALAVPGFVPNVEIPPDLILPLLLPPLLYAAVRRTSWRQFTANVRPILLLAVALVFVTTAAVAAMAQAIVPGLPIAAAVALGALVAPPDPVAATAVAGQLGLPRRLVSILEGEGLFNDVTAIVLYHVAIAAVVSGSFSWPEAALQLVLSAVVAVAVGFALGWAANKLMDFLEDATLQIGLTLLVPYASYVMAEELHGSGVLAVLTTALFLSEYALGADDVLTRLAGHTVWDVVDTLVTGVAFGLIGLELHNAIRTASGRWHEMLGWAAAVVAVVVLVRLVWLLPATWLARRLHAKRDFDEEIPMSWRETVVMWWSGMRGVASVALALAVPLETDSGAPFPDRDEIVFIAFGVIMATLVLQGLTLPRLVRWLGVRADEGVEKEFEKQLAVRAAKAAKRRLKEIEEVEELPEEMSERLLRRAFEIGVRISPEVGEDERREGHEQRVRRLRRLRRIQGEMLSAARHEVLAARSEPGANPEVVDRVLRHLDVRSLR, from the coding sequence ATGGATCAGTTGGCCCTGTTCTTCGTCCTGCTGGTCGGGGCCGTGGTCAGTGTGCCGGTGGGGGAGCGGCTGAAGCTGCCGGCGCCGGTGCTGATGACCCTGCTCGGCATCGCGCTCGCCGTACCCGGGTTCGTGCCCAATGTGGAGATCCCGCCGGACCTCATCCTGCCGCTGCTGTTGCCGCCGCTGCTGTACGCGGCGGTGCGGCGGACCTCCTGGCGGCAGTTCACGGCCAATGTGCGGCCGATCCTCCTGCTGGCCGTGGCGCTGGTGTTCGTGACGACCGCCGCGGTGGCCGCCATGGCGCAGGCGATCGTGCCCGGCCTGCCGATCGCGGCGGCCGTGGCGCTCGGCGCGCTCGTCGCGCCGCCCGACCCGGTGGCGGCGACGGCCGTGGCCGGGCAGCTCGGGCTGCCGCGCCGGCTGGTGTCGATCCTGGAGGGCGAGGGCCTCTTCAACGACGTCACCGCCATCGTGCTCTACCACGTCGCCATCGCGGCGGTCGTCAGCGGATCCTTCTCCTGGCCCGAGGCCGCGCTGCAGCTCGTGCTGTCGGCGGTCGTCGCCGTCGCCGTGGGGTTCGCGCTCGGCTGGGCCGCCAACAAGCTGATGGACTTCCTGGAGGACGCGACGCTGCAGATCGGGCTGACCCTGCTCGTGCCGTACGCGTCGTACGTCATGGCCGAGGAACTGCACGGGTCCGGGGTGCTCGCGGTGCTCACGACCGCGCTGTTCCTCTCGGAGTACGCGCTGGGTGCGGACGACGTGCTGACGCGGCTCGCCGGGCACACCGTCTGGGACGTCGTGGACACGCTGGTCACCGGCGTTGCGTTCGGGCTGATCGGGCTGGAGCTGCACAACGCGATCCGTACGGCGTCCGGGCGGTGGCACGAGATGCTCGGCTGGGCGGCGGCCGTCGTGGCCGTCGTGGTCCTCGTACGGCTGGTGTGGCTGCTGCCCGCCACGTGGCTGGCGCGGCGGTTGCACGCGAAGCGGGACTTCGACGAGGAGATCCCGATGTCGTGGCGCGAGACCGTGGTGATGTGGTGGTCGGGGATGCGGGGCGTGGCCTCCGTGGCGCTGGCGCTGGCGGTTCCGCTGGAGACGGACAGCGGGGCGCCGTTCCCCGACCGGGACGAGATCGTCTTCATCGCGTTCGGCGTGATCATGGCGACGCTGGTGCTGCAGGGGCTGACCCTGCCGCGGCTGGTGCGGTGGCTGGGGGTGCGGGCGGACGAAGGGGTCGAGAAGGAGTTCGAGAAGCAGCTGGCCGTGCGGGCGGCGAAGGCGGCGAAGCGGCGGCTGAAGGAGATCGAGGAGGTGGAGGAGCTGCCGGAGGAGATGTCCGAGCGGTTGCTGCGGCGGGCCTTCGAGATCGGGGTGCGGATCAGTCCGGAGGTGGGGGAGGACGAGCGGCGGGAGGGGCATGAGCAGCGGGTGCGCCGGCTTCGCCGGCTGCGGCGGATCCAGGGGGAGATGCTGAGCGCGGCCCGGCACGAGGTGCTGGCCGCGCGGAGTGAGCCGGGGGCGAATCCCGAGGTGGTGGATCGGGTGCTTCGGCATTTGGATGTGCGTAGTTTGCGGTGA